The genomic DNA CCTGACGGCGCTGGCGGCGGGGCGCCAACCGGTACCACGCGTCACCGATGGGGTCGGGCGCCCGCCACGCGAGCGCGTCCGGGAGTCGGGCCGCCGACGCCCACACCGCCCGGTACTGCAGGTAGGTCGCCCACTGCCGGGACGACATCGGCGGGGCCGGAGGCAGGCCCTCGAGACCGGTGGCCCCCCGGTGCCGAGCGTCGTCGTCGTTCACCGCTGCGTCCCGGTGGGTTGGCGGTCGAGCTTGCGTACCACGTGGACGATGCGCTGCACCACGGTTGCCGTCCCTCCGACGGCCAGCAGCCACAGGACCGGGACCATCAGCCAGCGGTGGAAGATCAGCGCCACGATGATCGCCATGGCGCGTTCCGCACGTTCCACGATCCCGACCGTGCAGGTCGAACCGAGCGACTCGGCCTTGGCTCGGACGTAGCTGGTGACCTGCGCGGCGATCAGCGCCAGCGCCGCAGCGGCGAACGTGGCCGGCTGATCACGGACGGCCCAGGCGATCGCCGCGAGCATCACCCCGTCGGAGATGCGGTCGGCGACCGAGTCGAAGAACCCGCCGGCGGGGCTCTCTGCTCCCGTCGCGCGGGCGACCGCTCCGTCGA from Actinomycetota bacterium includes the following:
- a CDS encoding CDP-alcohol phosphatidyltransferase family protein, whose amino-acid sequence is MRRIIDPVGVGVARLGITANWVTAAGLVLTAVAAGMVVTGRFAAGGWLLVAGGLADTVDGAVARATGAESPAGGFFDSVADRISDGVMLAAIAWAVRDQPATFAAAALALIAAQVTSYVRAKAESLGSTCTVGIVERAERAMAIIVALIFHRWLMVPVLWLLAVGGTATVVQRIVHVVRKLDRQPTGTQR